The window ACCGGGGGCATACGCTGCGAAAAGTCGACGGCGTTCCTGGCGTCGGAGGGGGTGGAGGACGTCTATCACCTGAAGGGCGGCATCCTCGCTTATCTCGAAAGCGTGCCGGCCGAGCAGAGCCGGTGGGAAGGCGAATGCTTCGTGTTCGATCAGCGCGTGGCGGTCGGCCACGGCCTCGCACCCGGCACGCACGAGCTTTGCCACGGTTGCCGCATGCCGGTGAGCGTCGCGGATCGCGCATCCGACCTCTATGTCGCGGGGGTGAGCTGCCCCGCCTGCCATGCCGATCGCAGCGATGCGCAGAAGGCGGGCTATGCCGAACGGCACCGCCAGACGGGCCTCGCCGAGGCGCGGGGCGTGGCGCATGTCGGCGCGACCTATCCGACGCGGGATGACTGAACCGGTCCTCTACAGTTTCCGGCGCTGCCCCTATGCGATGCGCGCGCGCCTTGCGCTGCTGGTGAGCGAGACGGCGTTCGAGCTGCGCGAGGTCAAGCTGTCGGCCAAGCCTGCGGAGATGCTGGCCGCGTCGCCCAAGGGCACCGTGCCGGTGCTCGTGCTGCCGGACGGGCAGGTGATCGATCAGAGCATCGACATCATGCGCTGGGCGCTGGGCCGGAACGATCCCGAACATTGGCTCGATGGCGATGACGACACGCTGATCGCGGCGAATGACGGCGCGTTCAAGCACCACCTCGATCGATACAAATATCCCGAGCGGCATGGCTCCGACCCGGCCGAGCATCGTGCGGCGGCGATGGACATGCTGGCGGTGCTGGAGGATCGTCTGTCGCGCCAGCTTTGGCTTTGCGGCGCATCGCGATCCTTAACCGATGCGGCGCTGATGCCCTTCGTGCGCCAGTTCGCCGCCACCGATCAGGCGTGGTTCGATGTGCAGCCTTTACCCGGCGTGCAGCGCTGGCTGGGCGTTCAACTGGCCTCGCCTTTGTTCGAACGGGTGATGGCGCGGCACGAGGTGTGGCGGCCTTAACGGACGCAGGCAGGAAGGCGCGTAGCGTGGTCGGTGACCAGCAGATCGGCGGGGCGATCGGCGAGATAGCGGCGATAGGCGCCCGCATCCGATGCGGCGAGTTTGTCGGGTGAGGCCATGCCGCCGCTCATCGCGTCGGTCAGGATCGTGACGCCAGCGGCACGCGCTTCGGCGAACAGGGCGGTCGGTGAGAAGGTCGGCAGGTAGGCCACGAACGGCCGATCGCCAAAAAGCGCCTGGTAGCTGCGCAGTTCTTCGCTTGATCGCACCAGCGCCGAGATGCGCCAGATCGGATCGGCGGCGATCGCGGCTTCGGTGGTCTTACGGTCGAAGGTGAGCAGCAGCACCCGGCCGGTCATCCCCACGCGATCGGCGATCGGCGCGATCCGGGCGGGCGGCACCTTCTTGATATCGAGCATCAGCGTGGCGCCGGGATTGCGCGCAGCCCAGCGTGCGGCCGTATCGAAGCGGGGCGGCGGTTCGGCGCTATCCTTGAGGCGCAGCTTCGCCGCCTCGTTGCTGGTGATCGCGGCGAGCGGCCCGTGGCCATTGGTGGTGCGATCGAGATCGTCGTCGTGGAGCAGGCGGATGACGCCATCGCGCGTCTCGCTCAGGTCGATCTCCAGCATATAAGGCGCGGCGGTGACGGTGGCCTTCATTTCGGCGAGGCTGTTTTCCGGCCGATCCACGTCGCGCCGCGCGCGATGCGCCACGATATGCGGACCCGATCCCGGCGCGCACAGAAGCGGATCGGAGGACGCGGCGGCGGCGAGCAGGAGCAGGGTCAGCATGTCGCCAGCCTATGCGCGCATAATGACAGCGTCGATCAATTCGTGCGGGACGGCTCCTGACCCCTGTTGATGGATTTCGGGTTGACCGGTCCCGCATAAAGGGTTGGATGCGTGCATCAGCCGGGGAGGGGATGATGATGGCCGCCAGGGAAAGAAACGAAGGCGTGCGGCGCGGCAATGTCGACAGCGGGCGGATGCTCGCGCAGCTCAAGCGACTCTTTCACGCCGCGGGCCTGCGTTATGCCGATGTCGCCAAGGAGATTGGCGTCAGCGAGAAGACGATGAAACGCTACATGAGCGGGCGGGGCCTGACGGTTGCGGCGCTTGAGCGGATCTGCGCCGTCGTCGATACCGACCTGCTCGAACTCGCCGAACTCGCGGTCGATGCCGAGGCGGTGTCGAGCAGCTTCCTGAACGCCGCGCAGGAGGCGGCATTGGCCGAAAATCAGGTGCTGGGCCTCACCTTCTACCTGCTCAGCAAGGGATGGAGCGTCGATCGCATCGGCCACAATCTGCAACTGAGCGAGAGCGAGATGACCTTCCTGCTCACCAAGCTCGACAAGATCGGGGTGATCGCGCTCTATCCGGCCAATCGCGTCAAGCTGCGCGCGTCGCTGCGCCCCTTTGCGCAGCTCAACGAACAGATGCTACACAATCTGCAGGAGCGCTGGCGTAAGCTGTTCGCCGACCTCGATTTCACCGATCCGCATGCCATCTGCCGTTCGGGGCTGGCGCGGCTGAGCGAGGAGAGCTTCGCCAAGGCCGACGAGCTGTTCAATCACTTCATGGCGCAGCTGTTCGCGCTGGGCGACAAGGATCGCAACCTGCCGCACGACAAGGTGCGCTGGTATGCGACGGGGGCGGTGATGCAGCCCGACGATATCGTCGGGCGCATCCACGACGCGGGCAGCTTTCCGCCGATGCTCGACGGGGCGTTTCTGCGCCGCTGAGTGTTACGGGTCATCTGACGGGGCCAAATGGGCCATAAGGCGGGGCGGGGTGCAAAGACCTGTCCCCGGCGCTTGCCGGGCGGCGTCAAAGGCATATCCTCCCGATCATAAGAGGAGAGGCCGATGACACCGCCAGAGGTCGCCACGCTCGATCGCGAGCGTATCGAGGATCCGTCGACGATCGCCGACGCCAATGAGCGCCGCGCGCTGACCGAGGCCGAGAAACGCTATATGCGCGGCGATGCCGAGCCGGCGGTGTCGAGCGTGCTCACATCCAATTCGAAATATCTCAACGATCCCTATTTCCGCGAAACTTTCGCGCAGTTCGCGCTGCGGCGGCATGGGCCGGATCTGCCCGAAACCTATCTGATCCCGAACATGGTCCGCGCGTTGGCCGAGGTGCGCGACAATGCCGAATTCTATGCGCTGATGCAGGCGGAACGGGCGAAGAAGCCGGAGTTGGCCGCCTGGCTCGATGCGCGGCGGATGACCAGCTACACGCCCGATATCGTCGCCGCCTGCAAGCCCGGCACCTTGGGCGCGCAGATCCATGCGTTCATCAGCCAGAGCGGCATGGAGATGAACTTCATGAAGGCGGGTCTCGAGGTTCGCAACGACATCGAATATGTGATGAAGCGCCGCGTGGCGAACCACGATATCGAACATATGATCACCGGCTTCGGCCCGCACCAGCTGGGCGAGGAAGCGCTGGCAATCATGAACACGACGTCGATCGCGGCCTATTTCACCCCCAAGCTCGCCCAATATCTGTCGGAAGCGAACATGTTCGTCAGCGCGACCGGATATTATCGCGTGTCGCTCCATTATCCCGCGCTGATGCCGGCGCAGCTTCACGCGATGCGGCTGGGCATCACGGCGGGCGAGGCGATCAAGAAGCCGCTGATGATGGTCGATTGGGAGGATTATCTCGACTGGCCGGTCGAGGACGTCGCCGCCGATCTCGGTTTCGAGCGCGGGCCGGGCGAGGAATGGGCGTGGTCGCTCCACGCTTCGGTCGGCTGAACGATAACAGTTCGTCCTGGCGGACGTAGTGCGGCGGCGCTTCCGAAGGGGGGAAGCGCCGCCGGTTTTTTATTTGGGCGCGCCCGTCACCGGCTGGAACTGGCCAAGGCCGCACGATGCGCCGGGCATGAAATTGGGGTTTGAGAACAGCACGGTGATGATGTCGGTCGAGCAAAGCTGCGAGATCGAGGTCGCGTAGCCGAACCGCTCCTGGAAACCGAGCGACGGACAACTCATAGGCAGCTTGTTCCGATAGACCTTCCGGTTGTTCATGTAGAAATCGATCGTGCTGTCGTCGCGCACGCGGCTCGACCGGATCTGGTTGATGGGGATGCAGCTGACGGCCTTGCCGTCGGGCTTGATCAACGCCTCCTGCTCGGGCTTGAGCGGGCGGGCGTCCGCGGTCGCGGTCAGGGCGGCGATGGCAACGAGGATGGATAGGCGGAGTTTCACGGCAACCTCCTATGCAGCGATCTTTTCCTTTGGCGCCGGCGTCTTCGGCTTGAAGGCGCACAGATCGTCCACCGGGCAGCGCCAGCATTCGGGCTTGCGCGCCTTGCAGATATAGCGCCCGTGCAGGATCAGCCAATGGTGAGCGTGCTGGCGGAAGGGCGCGGGCGTCACCTTTTCGAGCTTGAGTTCGACCTGCAGCACGTTCGTGCCCTTCGCCAGGCCGGTACGGTTGCCGACGCGGAAGATGTGGGTATCGACCGCGATCGTCTCCGCCCCGAAGGCGACGTTCATCACGACATTGGCGGTCTTGCGCCCGACGCCGGGCAATTGCTCCAGCGCCTCGCGGCTCTGCGGCACCTCGCCATCATAGTCGTCGACCAGGATGCGCGCGGCGGCGATGACGTTCTTCGCCTTGGTGTTGAACAGGCCGATCGTCTTGATGTGCTGCTTCAGCCCCTCTTCGCCCAGATCGAGCATCGCCTGCGGGGTCTGCACCTCCTGAAAAAGCAGCTTCGTCGCCTTGTTGACCCCGATATCGGTCGCCTGCGCGGACAGCGCGACCGCGACCAGCAGCGTATAGGGGTTCACATATTCGAGCTCGGTCTCCGGCGCCGGATCGGTCTCCGCGAGGCGCCTGTAGAACTCGAAGACGTCGGCCTTTTTCATCTCGCGTATCCGCCCCCAAAACCACCGCTCGTGTCGAGCGAAGTCGAGACACGTTGGCTGGGCGCGCAGGACCGTGTCTCGACTTCGCTCGACACGAACGGGGTGGGGGAGGACGGCCCGCGCATCAGAGGCCCAGCACGTCGCCCATCGTGTAGCGGCCGGCCGGCTTGCCCGCGAGCCACAGGGCGGCCTTCACCGCGCCCTTGGCGAAGATCGCGCGGCTTTCGGCGCGGTGGCCCAGTTCGATCCGTTCGCCATCGGTTGCCAGCACGACCTGATGATCGCCCGCCACCGATCCGCCGCGCAGCGAGGCGTAGTAGATGCCGCCTTCTTCGCGGGCGCCGGCATCGTCGCCCATGCGGTCGATGCGGTTGAGGTCTGTGCCGTTGGCCGCACCCCGGCCGATATTGGCCGATGCGCCGAGCAGCAAGGCGGTGCCCGACGGGGCGTCGACCTTGTGACGATGGTGCATCTCGACGATCTCGATATCCCAGTCGGTGCCCAGCATCTTTGCCGCGCGCTCGACCAGCAGGCTGAGCACGTTGACGCCCAGCGAGGTGTTGGCCGACTGGAGGACCGCGATGCGCTTCGCGGCCTTGTCGATCCAGGCATGATGCTCGGGCTTCAGGCCGGTCGTGCCGATGACGATCGGCTTGCCTGCCGCCTCGGCCGCCGCGAGATGCGCTTCGAGCGCGGCGGGGGAGGAGAAGTCGATCAGGACGTCGGCGGCACCGGCGAGCGCTGCAGCATCCGCATACGGGCCGACGACCGCGCCTTCGCGATCGACGCCGCCCGCGATCGTGGCGCCCAGGCCGGTCGCCTCATTGGCGATTGCGAGGCCCATCCGTCCCTGCGCGCCCAAAATCCCGATCGCCGTCATGCCGTCCCGCCTTGTTTGATCCGGCGGCTTAATGGGCCGGGAGTGGAGGGGACGCAACCATATCCGTCATCCCGGCGGAGGCCGGGATCTCAGGCGTCTCTGTCGGTCCGCGACTCTCCTGAGATCCCGGCCTCCGCCGGGATGACGAATGGGGCCAGGGGTGCCTGGCCCCGGTGTTGTTTACGGCATCAGGACGGTGTCGACGACGTGGATCACGCCGTTGGACTGCATCACGTCCTTGATCGTGACGGTCGAATTGCCGCCCTTGGCATCGGTGAGGACCAGCTTGTCGCCCTGCATCCACGCGGTGAGCTTTTCACCCTGAACCGTGGTGAGGCTGGCCTTGCCGTTGCCGGCCTTGATCGCGGCGGCGATGTCCTTGGACGTCATGCGGCCGGCGACGACATGATAGGTCAGGACGGTTGTCAGCGTGCCCTTGTTCTCGGGCTTCACCAGCGTTTCGACGGTGCCCGCGGGCAGCTTGCCGAAGGCGTCGTTGGTCGGCGCGAACACGGTGAACGGCCCCGCGCCCTGCAGCGTTTCGACCAGACCGGCGGCCTTCACGGCGGCGACCAGGGTCGTGTGATCCTTCGAGTTCACCGCGTTGTCGACGATCGTCTTGGTCGGGTACATCGCGGCGCCGCCGACCATCGGATTGGCGATGACGGGCGTGGCGACGGCGAGCGCGATCGCGGCCAGGCTAAGGCGAAACTTGATGCTCATGGGAAGAAGTCCTCTCGAAGCATCCCGTATTTGGGAAGCACCGTCAGTTACGGGGCGAGATGCGATATGGATGCGACGGAGCGATTATTTATCGGTGACAGCGATAAAAAGCGGCCTAATCTGGCGGCACAAATAATGAAGGAGGATGTGCCATGATCGTCACCCTTACCGACACCGATCGCCTGGAAACCGCCATCAATGCGGCGCAAGTCACCTTCATCTCCTCGGTCACCGACGGCACCCGCATCCGCTTCGGCGAGGGGCGCAGCGTCACCGTGATCGAGCCGATGGCCGAAGTCGTCGAAACCCTTAATCGCGCGTTGCCCTGGGCGGATCGATAGGAGAACCATGCCCGCCGCCGTCCGCAACATCGTCGTCCTCACCGGCGCGGGGATCTCGGCCGAAAGTGGGCTGGATACGTTTCGCGGACCCGGCGGGCTGTGGGAGGGGCATCGGGTCGAGGATATCTGCACGCCCGAGGCGCTGGCGCGGAACAGGCCGCTGGTGCTCGATTTCTACGATCAAAGGCGCGCGGCGCTGGGGCGGGTGAAGCCCAATGCGGCGCATGAGGCGCTGGCGCGGCTGGACGCCAAGTGGGCCGGCGACCTGCTGATCGTCACCCAGAATGTCGACGATCTGCACGAACGCGCCGGAGCGAAGCGGCTGCTCCATATGCACGGCGAGCTGATGTCGGCACTGTGCGAGGGCTGCGGCGGACGCGCCGCGTTCGGCGGAGCGATGCTCGACGGGCCGGAGTGCGCGATGTGCGGGGAGGGCGGTGGCGTGCGGCCCGACATCGTCTTCTTTGGTGAGATGCCGTACGAGATGGATCGGATCGAGGCGGCGTTGGCCGAGGCCGATCTGTTCGTGTCGATCGGCACGTCGGGTGCGGTCTATCCGGCGGCGGGCTATGTCCAGATGGCGCGACATTTCGGCGCAGAGACGCTCGAACTCAACCTCGAGCCATCCGCCGGCAGCTACAATTTCGACGAGAGCCGGATGGGGCCGGCGAGCGTGCTGGTGCCCGCCTGGGTGGACGAGGTGCTGCGCGGCTGAGCGGTCAGGCGGGCGGGGTGGGGTGAACGATCACCTTCTCCGCAGCATTGCCCAGCCGATAGAGGCGCTCGGCGCGGACGATCTCCCGATTGCCGATGTCGTCGGGCATGAACCCCTCCAGCACTGCGCGGATATCGGCCGTCACTTCCTTGCAGTTCACGAAATAGCTGTGCTGGACGAGCGTGTCGGATTGGCCGGCGAAGCGGCTACAATCGACGAAGGCGACCTTCTTGGGCACCATGTCGATCATGCGGGGCCCGTCCGACCCTAGCCGGTCGGGATTGCTCTTGGTCTTGTCGGACACCAGCAGCGCGCGATCATTGCGGTTGTAATAGGCGGTCACCTGCCGCGCGAGCGCGGGGAGCATGCGCAATTTGTCGTCGGTTTCGAAGGCGTCGTCATCCTCGTCGGGCGCGGCGAGGATGATCTGATCGAACAAGCGCGCGATCCGGCGCGGTTCCTTCGCGCGCAGCGCCTGCAGCCCGTTGCGCAGCACATAATTGCCCATGCTGTGCGCCAATATGTGGAGCGCGCGGCCGCAATATTCGTCGGTCTTCATCTGGCTGATGAAGTCCCATAGCCGCAGATAGAGGCGGGCCAGCGCGGGGGCGGTGACGCGGGCATCGTCGCGGTCGCTATAATAGGACATCAGCGGGATGGCCTTGCCATCCGACGGCCAACTGAACAGCACGACGTTGAGCTTCTTGCCCTCGAACTCCAGGCTGTCCGACAGGAGCGCGGCCGATTTGAGCGCGTCTTCGAAGCTGACGTTGAAGCCGTGGATGAAGATCACGGTATGGACGCATCCGTTGACGATCGCGTCCTTGAGCATGCGTAGGAAGGCTTCGCTGCCCGATTTGGGCTGCTTCTCCAGCGGTTTCTTGAGATCGGGTTCGGGGAAGACGACCGCGCTGTCGATGCTCGCCGCGTCGCCCGCGATGCTCAGTTCGGCATAGCCGTAGCGGAGTGCGGCCACCCCATCTTCGGAAAAGGAGCCGCCGAACTTCGCCTGGTTATTGCGGCCCTTATAGTTGCGGTTGGTGACGAAAAAGACTCGTGCCATGCCATCGCCCTCGCTTTTGAGACGAGGGTGAAGCAGCGGCATGACGATCGCAAGACAGTTACTGGGTCAGTCGACCCAGTCGAGGCCGATCTCGCGGTAAAGACCGCGATCGTCGCTCCATTTCTCGGCCACCTTCACATGCAGGAACAGGTGGACCTTGCGATCGAGCAGCTTGGTCAGTTCCTCGCGCGACTTGCTGCCGATTTCCTTCAGGCGCGCGCCGCGCTTGCCCAGCACGATCGCGCGCTGGGTGTCGCGGGCGACGAGGATCTGCTGGTAGATCGCGACCGATCCGTCCTTGCGCTCCTCATATTTCTCGGTCTCGACCGCGCTGTCATAGGGCAGTTCGGCGTGGAGCTGGAGATAGAGCTGCTCGCGCGTCACTTCGGCCGCGAGCATGCGGTCGGTGGCGTCGGACACCTGCTCCTCGGGGAAGTGCCACGGCCCTTCGGGCATGCGTGCAGCGAGCGCGCCCTTGAGATCATCGACGCCGTCGCCGGTCGAGGCGGAGACCATGAAGATCGCCTCGGGGCTCAACGCTTCCTGAAGCTTGGTCGCCAGTTCGAGCAGCGATCCCTTCGAACAGAGATCGACCTTGTTGAGGATGACGAGCTTCGGCTCGCGCCGTTCGGCCAGCGTCTGGACCAGCGGGGCGACCCGCTTGGTGATCCCGGCCTCGGCATCGAGGACGAACGCGATCAGATCGGCATCCTGCGCGCCGCCCCATGCGGCCGCGACCATCGCGCGATCGAGCCGGCGCTTGGGATCAAAGATGCCGGGCGTGTCGATCAGCAGGATCTGCGACTGTTCGGCGATGGCGACGCCGATCAGGCGGGTGCGCGTCGTCTGCGCCTTGGGGCTGACGATCGCGACCTTCTGGCCGACGATGGCGTTGACGAGGGTCGATTTGCCGGCGTTCGGCGCACCGACGACGGCGACGAAACCGCAACGTTCGGTCATGCGAGCTTCTCCAGAAGGGCTTTGGCGGCGGCGGTTTCCGCCTCCTGCTTGGACGTGCCTTCGGCGCTGGCCTCGGCGCGGCCGGGGATGGCGACGGTCACGTTGAAACGCGGTGCGTGGTGCGGGCCGGTGCGCGCACCCAGCGTGTAAACGGGCGGGCGGCAGCGATTGGCGGCGGCCCATTCCTGCAGCGCGGACTTGGGATGGCGCGGGGCCTGGGCCTGCCGCGTCACGCGATCGCCCCACACGCGGCGGACGAAGGCGGTTGCGCCCTCCAGTCCGGCCTCAAGATAGAGCGCGCCGATCAGCGCCTCCACGACGTCGCCGACGACATTGTCCGAATGGCGCGCGCCATCGTCACGCGCCTGCTTGCCCAGGATCAGCCGCTCGGGCACGCCGATCTCGCGGCCCACCTCGGCACAGGTTTCGCGGCTGACGATCACGTTGAGACGGCGGGAGAGATTGCCCTCTGGCTCGTTCGGGAACTCGACATAAATCCAGTCGGCCGCGATCAAGCCGAGAACCCGGTCGCCCAGGAATTCGAGCCGTTCATAATGG is drawn from Sphingomonas crocodyli and contains these coding sequences:
- a CDS encoding glutathione S-transferase, whose amino-acid sequence is MTEPVLYSFRRCPYAMRARLALLVSETAFELREVKLSAKPAEMLAASPKGTVPVLVLPDGQVIDQSIDIMRWALGRNDPEHWLDGDDDTLIAANDGAFKHHLDRYKYPERHGSDPAEHRAAAMDMLAVLEDRLSRQLWLCGASRSLTDAALMPFVRQFAATDQAWFDVQPLPGVQRWLGVQLASPLFERVMARHEVWRP
- a CDS encoding glycerophosphodiester phosphodiesterase family protein, with amino-acid sequence MLTLLLLAAAASSDPLLCAPGSGPHIVAHRARRDVDRPENSLAEMKATVTAAPYMLEIDLSETRDGVIRLLHDDDLDRTTNGHGPLAAITSNEAAKLRLKDSAEPPPRFDTAARWAARNPGATLMLDIKKVPPARIAPIADRVGMTGRVLLLTFDRKTTEAAIAADPIWRISALVRSSEELRSYQALFGDRPFVAYLPTFSPTALFAEARAAGVTILTDAMSGGMASPDKLAASDAGAYRRYLADRPADLLVTDHATRLPACVR
- a CDS encoding helix-turn-helix domain-containing protein produces the protein MRASAGEGMMMAARERNEGVRRGNVDSGRMLAQLKRLFHAAGLRYADVAKEIGVSEKTMKRYMSGRGLTVAALERICAVVDTDLLELAELAVDAEAVSSSFLNAAQEAALAENQVLGLTFYLLSKGWSVDRIGHNLQLSESEMTFLLTKLDKIGVIALYPANRVKLRASLRPFAQLNEQMLHNLQERWRKLFADLDFTDPHAICRSGLARLSEESFAKADELFNHFMAQLFALGDKDRNLPHDKVRWYATGAVMQPDDIVGRIHDAGSFPPMLDGAFLRR
- a CDS encoding Coq4 family protein, with the translated sequence MTPPEVATLDRERIEDPSTIADANERRALTEAEKRYMRGDAEPAVSSVLTSNSKYLNDPYFRETFAQFALRRHGPDLPETYLIPNMVRALAEVRDNAEFYALMQAERAKKPELAAWLDARRMTSYTPDIVAACKPGTLGAQIHAFISQSGMEMNFMKAGLEVRNDIEYVMKRRVANHDIEHMITGFGPHQLGEEALAIMNTTSIAAYFTPKLAQYLSEANMFVSATGYYRVSLHYPALMPAQLHAMRLGITAGEAIKKPLMMVDWEDYLDWPVEDVAADLGFERGPGEEWAWSLHASVG
- the nth gene encoding endonuclease III is translated as MKKADVFEFYRRLAETDPAPETELEYVNPYTLLVAVALSAQATDIGVNKATKLLFQEVQTPQAMLDLGEEGLKQHIKTIGLFNTKAKNVIAAARILVDDYDGEVPQSREALEQLPGVGRKTANVVMNVAFGAETIAVDTHIFRVGNRTGLAKGTNVLQVELKLEKVTPAPFRQHAHHWLILHGRYICKARKPECWRCPVDDLCAFKPKTPAPKEKIAA
- the dapB gene encoding 4-hydroxy-tetrahydrodipicolinate reductase; its protein translation is MTAIGILGAQGRMGLAIANEATGLGATIAGGVDREGAVVGPYADAAALAGAADVLIDFSSPAALEAHLAAAEAAGKPIVIGTTGLKPEHHAWIDKAAKRIAVLQSANTSLGVNVLSLLVERAAKMLGTDWDIEIVEMHHRHKVDAPSGTALLLGASANIGRGAANGTDLNRIDRMGDDAGAREEGGIYYASLRGGSVAGDHQVVLATDGERIELGHRAESRAIFAKGAVKAALWLAGKPAGRYTMGDVLGL
- a CDS encoding fasciclin domain-containing protein, which produces MSIKFRLSLAAIALAVATPVIANPMVGGAAMYPTKTIVDNAVNSKDHTTLVAAVKAAGLVETLQGAGPFTVFAPTNDAFGKLPAGTVETLVKPENKGTLTTVLTYHVVAGRMTSKDIAAAIKAGNGKASLTTVQGEKLTAWMQGDKLVLTDAKGGNSTVTIKDVMQSNGVIHVVDTVLMP
- a CDS encoding NAD-dependent deacylase, translating into MPAAVRNIVVLTGAGISAESGLDTFRGPGGLWEGHRVEDICTPEALARNRPLVLDFYDQRRAALGRVKPNAAHEALARLDAKWAGDLLIVTQNVDDLHERAGAKRLLHMHGELMSALCEGCGGRAAFGGAMLDGPECAMCGEGGGVRPDIVFFGEMPYEMDRIEAALAEADLFVSIGTSGAVYPAAGYVQMARHFGAETLELNLEPSAGSYNFDESRMGPASVLVPAWVDEVLRG
- a CDS encoding alpha/beta hydrolase, encoding MARVFFVTNRNYKGRNNQAKFGGSFSEDGVAALRYGYAELSIAGDAASIDSAVVFPEPDLKKPLEKQPKSGSEAFLRMLKDAIVNGCVHTVIFIHGFNVSFEDALKSAALLSDSLEFEGKKLNVVLFSWPSDGKAIPLMSYYSDRDDARVTAPALARLYLRLWDFISQMKTDEYCGRALHILAHSMGNYVLRNGLQALRAKEPRRIARLFDQIILAAPDEDDDAFETDDKLRMLPALARQVTAYYNRNDRALLVSDKTKSNPDRLGSDGPRMIDMVPKKVAFVDCSRFAGQSDTLVQHSYFVNCKEVTADIRAVLEGFMPDDIGNREIVRAERLYRLGNAAEKVIVHPTPPA
- the era gene encoding GTPase Era, with protein sequence MTERCGFVAVVGAPNAGKSTLVNAIVGQKVAIVSPKAQTTRTRLIGVAIAEQSQILLIDTPGIFDPKRRLDRAMVAAAWGGAQDADLIAFVLDAEAGITKRVAPLVQTLAERREPKLVILNKVDLCSKGSLLELATKLQEALSPEAIFMVSASTGDGVDDLKGALAARMPEGPWHFPEEQVSDATDRMLAAEVTREQLYLQLHAELPYDSAVETEKYEERKDGSVAIYQQILVARDTQRAIVLGKRGARLKEIGSKSREELTKLLDRKVHLFLHVKVAEKWSDDRGLYREIGLDWVD
- the rnc gene encoding ribonuclease III, with protein sequence MNDDAIAGWVREALGHTPRDPALFTRALTHGSYNADHYERLEFLGDRVLGLIAADWIYVEFPNEPEGNLSRRLNVIVSRETCAEVGREIGVPERLILGKQARDDGARHSDNVVGDVVEALIGALYLEAGLEGATAFVRRVWGDRVTRQAQAPRHPKSALQEWAAANRCRPPVYTLGARTGPHHAPRFNVTVAIPGRAEASAEGTSKQEAETAAAKALLEKLA